The Polaribacter sp. KT25b genome contains the following window.
TTGTTGTATTCTTAATCAGAAAAAAATATTTTTTTTTGATGTAAAACCAACTAAACTATTTTAAGTTATTAAGAATAATAAAGTCAATGTTTGGTTTGTGAAAATTTAATGTCGTATTTAGTGTAAAATCTTTGTCTATATGATTAAAAATGAAGTAAAAACAACGTGTTCTTATTGTGGGGTAGGTTGTGGTATTATCGTAAAAAAAGACATAAACAACAAGGTTTTTGTTGAAGGAGATAAGGATCATCCTGTAAATAAAGGAATGTTATGTTCTAAAGGAATGAATTTGCATTATGTTGCAAATGATGTTTCTGATAGAATTTTATATCCAGAAATGCGTTGGTCTCGTTCTCATCCTAGAGAAAGAGTTTCTTGGGATACAGCTTTGGATAGAGCTGCAAACGTATTTAAATCCATCATAAAAAAACACGGGCCAGATTCAGTGGCTTTCTATGTTTCTGGACAAAGTTTAACAGAAGAATATTACATCGCAAATAAATTAACCAAAGGTTTTTTAGGTACTAATAATATAGATACAAACTCTCGTTTATGTATGAGCTCTGCAGTTGTGGGGTATAAAAAAACTTTTGGAGAAGATAGTGTGCCAGTTTCTTACGAAGATATAGAATTAGCTGATTGTTTTTTAATAACAGGTGCAAATCCTGCTTGGTGTCATCCCATATTATTTAGAAGGATAGAGAAAAGAAAAGAAGAAAACCCAAATGTAAAAATTATAGTAATTGATCCTCGTAGAACAGATTCTGCAAATTTTGCAGATTTACATTTGCAACTAACTCCAGGTACAGATGTAGTTTTATATAATGCAATTGCAAGGCGTTTGTATAAAAGAGGTTTAATTGATGAAGATTTTATTAAAAAACATACTCAAGGTTTTGAAGATTATAGAAAAATAATTTTAGATACAAATCTTAAAAAAGCTTCAAAAATATGTGGAGTTTCTGAAGATGATATAGAAAAAGCAGCAGAAATTATTGGGTTATCTAAAGGCTTTATAAGTATGTGGGCAATGGGTTTAAACCAAAGTGTTATAGGTACAGATAAAAATACATCACTTTTAAATTTATCCTTAATAACAGGTCAAGTTGGTAAGCCTGGTTCAGGTCCATTTTCTTTAACAGGTCAGCCAAATGCAATGGGTGGTCGTGAAGTTGGTGGAATGGCTAACCTTTTAGCAGTTCATAAAGATTTAGGAAACGAAGAACATAGAAGGGAAGTTGCGCAGTTTTGGGGAGTAGAAAAAATATCGCCAAAACCTGGCTTAACAGCAACAGAAATGTTTGATGCTTTAGAGCGCGGAAAGTTAAAAGCGGTTTGGATAGCTTGTACAAATCCGTTAGTAAGTATGCCAAATTCACATCAAATAGAAAAAGCAATGGCAAATTCTAAGTTTGTTGTAGTACAAGAAATTTCTCATAAATCAGATACTGTAAAATATGCAGATTTGGTTTTACCAGCTGCAGCTTGGTTAGAGAAAGAAGGTACAATGACAAATTCTGAACGTAGAATATCTTATTTGCCAAAAGAAATAGATGCTCCAGGAGAAGCAAGACCAGACGTAGAAATTTTTTGTGATTTTGCACAAAGAATGGGTTTTAGAGGCTTTAATTATAATAGTACTGCAGAAATATATGATGAATATGCATCTATGACTAAAGGCACAAATATTGATGTTTCTTTTTTAAATTACGATCGTTTAAAAAATGAAGGTACTTTTCAATGGCCAGTAAATGAATATCGTCATTCTGGTACACCTCGTCTTTTTGAAGATAAAAAATTCTATACATCATCTCAAAAAGCAATTTTTAATGTTCCATCAACCATAGAAAATACATCAGTAAAAACGAATCAAGATTATCCATTAATACTTACAACAGGTCGTATTCGAGATCAATGGCACACCATGACAAAAACAGGTAAAGTATCGCGCTTAAAAACGCATTACCCAAAACCTGTTCTAGAAATTAATCCTGTTGATGCGTATTTAAATGGTATAAAAGATGGCGATGTTACAGAAATTAAAAGCGCAAATGGAGTAGTTAGAGTGCGTGCGAAAATTACAGATGCTATAAAAGAAGGTGTTGTTTTTTTACCTATGCATTGGGGTAAAGTTTTAAAAAGTAATTTAAATAGAGCAAACAATTTAACAAATACACATATAGATCCTGTTTCTAAAGAACCCGATTTTAAATTTACTTCGGTTTCAGTTTCTAAATACAAAAAAGCCAAAGAAAAAATAATTGTAGCTGGTGCAGGTGCAGCTGCTTTTCGATTTTTACAGAATTATAGAGATTATAATCAAGTTGATGAAATTCACGTGTTTTCTAAAGAATCGAATTTGTTTTATAATCGTGTTTTGTTGCCAGAATATATTACAGAAGAATTGACTTGGCAGCAATTATTAAAGATTAAAAATGCTGAATTAAGTAATTTAGACATTCATATTCATCCAGAAACTTTAATTGATAAGATTGATAAAGAAACTAAAATAGTTACAGATTCAAATGGTGAAACGCATACTTTTGATAAGTTAATTTTAGCCACTGGTAGTAGGGCTTTTATACCAAAAGATGTACAAATAGATTTACCTGGTCGTTTTACAATGCGTAATAAAAGTGATGCTGATGAATTTAAAAAATACTTAGAAAATACAGGTTTGCCTCCAGAAGAGCAACATGTAGTTATTGTGGGTGGAGGTTTATTAGGTTTAGAATTGGCTGCAGCAATGAAGCACAAGAATGTGAAAATTACAATTGTGCAAAGAGCATCAAGATTAATGGAGCGTCAATTAGATAAAATTTCTAGTAAATTATTGTCTTTGGATGTGCAAGAAAGAGGAATTCAAATTTATTTTGATAATGAAGTAAGTACTGTTTTTGATGATGATGAAACAGGTGAATTAACCATCAACCTAAAATCAGGAAAATACATTACAGCCAATGCAATTGTGTATGCAATTGGTACAAGACCAAATATAGAAATTGCAAAAAATAATGGAATTGTTTGTGGTAGAGGTGTAAAAGTAAATCAGCATTTACAATCTTCACATCCAGATATTTTTGCTATCGGAGAAATTGCAGAATTTAACAATCAATTATTTGGTATTACATCTGCAGCAGAAGAGCAAGCAGGAATTTTAGCCAATTTTATTGCAGGTGATATTAGTGAATCTTATAAAGGTTCTGTGTTAATGAATATTCTAAAATTCAATGATTTAAACCTCTGTTCAATAGGTGAAATTAAAGTGCCAGAAAACGATAATAGCTATGAGGAAATCATTTTTACAGATATGTCTAAACGATACTATAAAAAGTGTATTGTTAAAGATGATCTTTTAATTGGGGCTGTTTTAATGGGCGATAAAAACGAGTTTGCAGAATTCAAAACAATGATAGAAAGCAAAATCGAAATGTCTGATAAAAGAGATACATTATTAAGAGGTTCTTCTAATGATGTGCCAATGTTGGGTGAGCTAGTTTGTTCTTGTAGTCAAGTGGGTGCAGGTAATATAGAAGAGGCAATTGCTGGTGGTTGCACAAACTTTACAGAATTATGTAATAAAACAGGTGCTGGTTTAGGTTGTGGAAGTTGTAAAACTGAGGTAAGAGAAATTTTGAATAACGCAAAAGTAAAGGTATGAGCAAGCAATTGAATCGAGTTATTGTAAAAGGTGGTGTTTTATCTCCAGGAGAACTAAAATACATTTGCGAATCTGTAGAAAGTTTAGGTCAAAAAACGATTTCTTTTGGTTCTAGACAGGATATTTTATTGCCCAAAAAAGTTAAAAAAGAAGATTTATCTCAATTTGATAAATTACGAGTGGTAGAAGCAGACGAGGTTGGTATAGAAAATATTATGTCTTCTTATGTTTGTGCAGATATTTTTCCAAGTACTTCTTGGTTAACAGGAGATCGATACTTGTATATTTTAGAACAATTCCGATCAAAATCTACCTTAAAAATAAATATTACAGATCCAAAACAACGTTTAGTGCCTTTATTTACAGGGCATATTAATTTTATTGCTTCAGAACACGAAGATTATTGGTATTTGTACATCAGACTTCCTGGTTGGGATGAAATAAAAATGTATCCTGCTTTAATTTATTCTTGGGATTTAGATAAAATTGAAACAACAATAGAAAACATTTTAAAAGAAGAACCAGAAACTATTGAAACTATTTTCGAGTTGGTAAACGATGCTTTAGACGCAAATAATAGAACTGTTGATAAGCCTTTAGAAGTCCCTTTTTATCCTTTTCCGTATTTTGAAGGGATGAATAAAATAGGATCAGATAAATATTGGTTGGGTTTATATTGGAGAAATAATAAGTACGATATTTCTTTTCTAAAGGAAATGTGCGAATTATGTTCAGAAAATAAGATAGGTAAAATTTCAATTACACCATGGAAATCTTTTATTGTAAAAGGTATTCCAAGAGAATCTAAATTGATTTGGGAAAAATTTTTAGGTAAAAGAGGTATCAATGTTCGTCATTCAATGTTAGAGTTAAATTGGCATTTGCCAGTATCCAATAAAGATGCATTAAATTTAAAAAAATACTTAGTTGCTAATTTCGATCAAAATGATATTAGTACTTATGGATTAACATTTGCGATTACAAACTATAGCAAAGCTTCTTATTATTTTACATCTATAGTAGTTCAGAAAAATAAGCAACCAGAAATGATTGGTAATTTTCAAACAAGAGATACTTATAATTTATTGTATGCTAAAGACTTTGATCCTAATACAAGGCAATATATTATGCACGTTCAAGATGTTGATAAAGTTGAATTACCTGGTTTGTTGATGGAATTAAGTCAGTTGTATTTTGATGATTTAGGTAGTGAAAAAGAAGATGAAAAAGGCGCAGAAATTAAAAAAGAACAGATAGAATTAGAAGTGTATCAGTGTCAAGATTGTTTCACTATTTATGATGAAGCTTATGGAGATGTAACACAAAATATAGCTGCAGAAACCTTATTTTCTGAATTACCAATAAATTATGAATGCCCACTTTGCGAAGCTCCTAAAAGTAATTTTGAAAAAGTGGTATTGGTAAAATAAATATAGAAATTAGAAAACTTTGGCACTGAATCAAAACATAGCATTAAAAAACACAAGAAAAGTAATAAACGATTTTTCTTGTATGTCTTGTACTAATGCTAATTGTTTGATTAAAAAAAATATATATAACTTAATAAATCCTTCTTTTGTTGATAATAAAAAATCGCTCAGATGTAAAAAAGGGCAACAATTTATTATTGAAGGAGCACCTGTAAATGGCTTATTTTTTATTTTAAAAGGCACAGTAAAAGTTTTTAGAACAGGTATTAATGGTCGTGAGCAAATTGTGCGTTTTGCGAAAGAAGGTGAAATTATTGGGCATAGAGGTTTTGGTACAGAAGAGTATTATTCTATTGGAGCTATTGCCTTGCAAGATACAATTTTGTGTTATTTTTCTAAAACGGATTTACAAGAAGCTTTGTTAGAAAATCCGAAGTTTGCTTATGACATGATGTTGTTTTATGCTAACGAACTCAATAGAAGTGAATCTAAAGTAAAATCTATTTCACAAATGACGGTTCGTGAACGAGTTATAGATACTTTATTGTACATCAACAGAAAATTTGGAGATTTAAGAGGGTTCTTAAACTTGCCTTTAAGTAGAAAGGAGTATGCAGATTATGCAGGTACCACAGAAGAGCAGGTAATTCGCGTTTTTTCTTTGTTAAAAAAAGAAGGTTTAATTATTGCAAAAGGCAAAAAGATTGGTATAACAAATGTACAAGCTCTTAAAAACGAGATTAGTGAACATAATTACTATTTAGATTCATAAAATTAATATATCTTAAATTAATTATTTAAATAAAAAGTCTTTCAGTTTATCAATTGAAAGACTTTTTTACGTAGTAAAATTAGCTTAAAATAAGTATAACTAAATAGTACTTAGTCTTTAATTTATATTTTAAAATATTGTTTGTTAATGTTTTGTAAAAATTATATGTTTTTTGGCAGGTTTTAATATGTTTTAAAAAGAGGTTTTAGTATGTGTAATATCATAAGTTGAAATAAGAACTAGGTATATATTTGTTAAAAAAATAAGTATTAATACGTAGATTACTAAAACTTACGAAACAATGAAAGCTCTATTCAAAAAAACAATTTACATTTTACCTGTAGCAATGTTACTATTTGCTTGTGGTGGTAAAGGAACAAAAAAAGAAATAACAACAGAAGTTGTAACAGCATCAAAAACAAAACAATTAGATATAGAAAAACCACAATTAACTTTCGGTTTTATCAAATTAACAGATATGGCTCCTTTGGCAATTGCTAAAGAAAAAGGTTTTTTTGAAGATGAAGGTTTATTTGTTTCTGTAGAAGCACAATCTAACTGGAAAAATGTTTTAGACAGAGTTATTGATGGTCAATTAGATGGTTCTCATATGTTAGCAGGTCAGCCAATTGCAGCAGGTGCAGGTTTTGGTCGTCAAGCAAAATTAGTTACTCCT
Protein-coding sequences here:
- a CDS encoding nitrate reductase, with the translated sequence MIKNEVKTTCSYCGVGCGIIVKKDINNKVFVEGDKDHPVNKGMLCSKGMNLHYVANDVSDRILYPEMRWSRSHPRERVSWDTALDRAANVFKSIIKKHGPDSVAFYVSGQSLTEEYYIANKLTKGFLGTNNIDTNSRLCMSSAVVGYKKTFGEDSVPVSYEDIELADCFLITGANPAWCHPILFRRIEKRKEENPNVKIIVIDPRRTDSANFADLHLQLTPGTDVVLYNAIARRLYKRGLIDEDFIKKHTQGFEDYRKIILDTNLKKASKICGVSEDDIEKAAEIIGLSKGFISMWAMGLNQSVIGTDKNTSLLNLSLITGQVGKPGSGPFSLTGQPNAMGGREVGGMANLLAVHKDLGNEEHRREVAQFWGVEKISPKPGLTATEMFDALERGKLKAVWIACTNPLVSMPNSHQIEKAMANSKFVVVQEISHKSDTVKYADLVLPAAAWLEKEGTMTNSERRISYLPKEIDAPGEARPDVEIFCDFAQRMGFRGFNYNSTAEIYDEYASMTKGTNIDVSFLNYDRLKNEGTFQWPVNEYRHSGTPRLFEDKKFYTSSQKAIFNVPSTIENTSVKTNQDYPLILTTGRIRDQWHTMTKTGKVSRLKTHYPKPVLEINPVDAYLNGIKDGDVTEIKSANGVVRVRAKITDAIKEGVVFLPMHWGKVLKSNLNRANNLTNTHIDPVSKEPDFKFTSVSVSKYKKAKEKIIVAGAGAAAFRFLQNYRDYNQVDEIHVFSKESNLFYNRVLLPEYITEELTWQQLLKIKNAELSNLDIHIHPETLIDKIDKETKIVTDSNGETHTFDKLILATGSRAFIPKDVQIDLPGRFTMRNKSDADEFKKYLENTGLPPEEQHVVIVGGGLLGLELAAAMKHKNVKITIVQRASRLMERQLDKISSKLLSLDVQERGIQIYFDNEVSTVFDDDETGELTINLKSGKYITANAIVYAIGTRPNIEIAKNNGIVCGRGVKVNQHLQSSHPDIFAIGEIAEFNNQLFGITSAAEEQAGILANFIAGDISESYKGSVLMNILKFNDLNLCSIGEIKVPENDNSYEEIIFTDMSKRYYKKCIVKDDLLIGAVLMGDKNEFAEFKTMIESKIEMSDKRDTLLRGSSNDVPMLGELVCSCSQVGAGNIEEAIAGGCTNFTELCNKTGAGLGCGSCKTEVREILNNAKVKV
- a CDS encoding rubredoxin, coding for MSKQLNRVIVKGGVLSPGELKYICESVESLGQKTISFGSRQDILLPKKVKKEDLSQFDKLRVVEADEVGIENIMSSYVCADIFPSTSWLTGDRYLYILEQFRSKSTLKINITDPKQRLVPLFTGHINFIASEHEDYWYLYIRLPGWDEIKMYPALIYSWDLDKIETTIENILKEEPETIETIFELVNDALDANNRTVDKPLEVPFYPFPYFEGMNKIGSDKYWLGLYWRNNKYDISFLKEMCELCSENKIGKISITPWKSFIVKGIPRESKLIWEKFLGKRGINVRHSMLELNWHLPVSNKDALNLKKYLVANFDQNDISTYGLTFAITNYSKASYYFTSIVVQKNKQPEMIGNFQTRDTYNLLYAKDFDPNTRQYIMHVQDVDKVELPGLLMELSQLYFDDLGSEKEDEKGAEIKKEQIELEVYQCQDCFTIYDEAYGDVTQNIAAETLFSELPINYECPLCEAPKSNFEKVVLVK
- a CDS encoding Crp/Fnr family transcriptional regulator; translated protein: MALNQNIALKNTRKVINDFSCMSCTNANCLIKKNIYNLINPSFVDNKKSLRCKKGQQFIIEGAPVNGLFFILKGTVKVFRTGINGREQIVRFAKEGEIIGHRGFGTEEYYSIGAIALQDTILCYFSKTDLQEALLENPKFAYDMMLFYANELNRSESKVKSISQMTVRERVIDTLLYINRKFGDLRGFLNLPLSRKEYADYAGTTEEQVIRVFSLLKKEGLIIAKGKKIGITNVQALKNEISEHNYYLDS